A single Longimicrobiales bacterium DNA region contains:
- a CDS encoding polysaccharide deacetylase family protein has translation MRPLRSLRWLCVVGIAACHPIPGDGQAVPADDLTWDQGGITRGPRDEPRIALIFTGGNYAEGATSILDALRDRGVKASFFVTGDFIRTPAFTDHLHRMVDEGHYLGAHSDAHLLYASWDDRSATLVSQPQFRADLEKNLDDLAAYGRTRAQMRYFIPPFEWYNQEIADWSRDMGLVLFNYTPGTRSNADYMPDDHPRFISSADIVRTILDYESAEPDGLNGFLLLLHLGAGPERTDGMHPHVGPLIAELQRRGYSFVRVDQLLAAAAALPTR, from the coding sequence GTGAGGCCTCTGCGTTCACTTCGATGGTTGTGCGTCGTCGGTATCGCCGCCTGCCACCCGATACCGGGCGACGGGCAGGCGGTGCCGGCCGACGATCTCACCTGGGACCAGGGCGGGATCACGCGGGGGCCCCGTGACGAGCCGCGCATCGCGCTCATCTTCACCGGCGGCAATTACGCGGAGGGCGCGACCTCGATCCTCGACGCGTTGCGCGACCGCGGCGTGAAAGCGTCGTTCTTCGTGACGGGCGATTTCATTCGTACGCCGGCTTTCACGGATCACCTGCACCGGATGGTCGACGAGGGGCATTACCTCGGCGCGCACTCCGATGCACATCTTCTCTACGCGTCATGGGACGATCGGAGCGCGACCCTGGTCTCCCAGCCGCAGTTCCGTGCGGACCTGGAGAAGAACCTGGACGATCTTGCGGCGTACGGTCGCACACGCGCGCAGATGCGGTACTTCATCCCGCCGTTCGAGTGGTACAACCAGGAGATCGCCGACTGGTCGCGGGATATGGGGCTGGTGCTCTTCAATTACACGCCCGGCACACGCTCCAATGCGGACTACATGCCGGACGATCATCCACGATTCATCTCATCGGCCGACATCGTCCGCACCATTCTGGATTACGAATCGGCCGAGCCGGATGGCCTCAACGGATTCCTGCTCCTGCTCCACCTGGGCGCGGGGCCGGAGCGGACCGACGGGATGCACCCGCATGTCGGTCCGCTCATCGCCGAGCTCCAGCGGCGCGGGTATTCGTTCGTGCGCGTCGATCAGCTGCTGGCCGCGGCGGCCGCGCTGCCCACCCGCTGA
- a CDS encoding YciI family protein, whose amino-acid sequence MKKFALLIYIDDEMLEALPEGEYDRRMRGCLAHADELREDGRLQDSQMLEDAKTAKSMRVRNGRRTVVDGPFTETKEMLAGFNLIEAEDMDEAVRIAEAFPWAATGCIEIREIRDIEGVRQRVGSAAAAASS is encoded by the coding sequence ATGAAGAAATTCGCGCTGCTGATCTACATAGACGATGAGATGCTCGAGGCGCTGCCGGAGGGTGAGTACGACCGCAGGATGCGCGGCTGCCTGGCGCACGCCGATGAGCTGCGCGAGGACGGCCGGCTCCAGGACTCGCAGATGCTGGAGGATGCGAAGACCGCGAAGTCGATGCGCGTCCGGAACGGCCGCCGTACCGTCGTGGACGGTCCGTTCACGGAAACGAAGGAGATGCTGGCGGGCTTCAACCTGATCGAGGCCGAGGACATGGACGAGGCGGTGCGCATTGCGGAAGCGTTCCCGTGGGCTGCGACCGGCTGTATCGAGATCCGCGAGATCCGGGATATCGAGGGGGTGCGTCAGCGGGTGGGCAGCGCGGCCGCCGCGGCCAGCAGCTGA